The following coding sequences are from one Mus pahari chromosome X, PAHARI_EIJ_v1.1, whole genome shotgun sequence window:
- the LOC110313317 gene encoding embryonic testis differentiation protein has protein sequence MDEENPEPVPRPPEQNTEVVPPKKLKSKKPANILIYLIDRHRGRPRNDMDLFEWAWTLK, from the coding sequence ATGGATGAAGAAAATCCTGAACCTGTTCCCAGGCCACCAGAACAGAACACGGAGGTGGTCCCACCGAAAAAGTTAAAAAGCAAGAAGCCTGCCAATATTCTCATCTATTTGATTGACAGGCATCGGGGGAGGCCCAGAAATGATATGGATTTGTTTGAATGGGCTTGGACACTAAAATAG